Proteins co-encoded in one Arachis hypogaea cultivar Tifrunner chromosome 11, arahy.Tifrunner.gnm2.J5K5, whole genome shotgun sequence genomic window:
- the LOC140176168 gene encoding uncharacterized protein, giving the protein MRDFFAFRVQHRQSSKGALLFSRRLFHQFLVDAFSMVEVARLKYVYTKQEKLRAKIYKGLRNAVLNEKTEASSLSKCIVLPATFIGGARYMIQNYQDAMAIYKSIGLFKEKLDMLIKDIHKNKLFGISTIVIYTIEFQKRGLPHAHILLFLAAQDKFPAPKDIDRTILAEIPDRTLDPKYYEAVKSQMMYGPCGIARKNSPCMDNGCCSQHFSKKFVVFTTIDHDGYTVYRCRNDGRTIDISGIPLDNCYVPSVERLSFHLPDA; this is encoded by the exons ATGAGGGACTTTTTTGCATTCCGAGTTCAGCACAGACAATCAAGCAAAGGTGCTTTATTGTTTTCTAGGCGTCTATTTCATCAATTCCTAGTCGATGCATTCTCAATGGTTGAAGTAGCAAGATTGAAATACGTCTATACAAAGCAAGAAAAGCTAAGAGCTAAAATTTACAAGGGTCTTAGAAATGCAGTTCTTAATGAGAAAACAGAAGCATCCTCTCTAAGCAAATGCATTGTCCTACCAGCAACCTTTATCGGGGGAGCCAGATACATGATACAAAATTACCAAGATGCTATGGCAATATATAAGTCTATCGG ATTATTTAAAGAAAAGTTGGACATGTTGATTAAGGATATTCACAAAAACAAATTATTTGGAATATCGACTATAG TTATATACACAATTGAGTTCCAAAAGCGTGGATTGCCTCATGCACACATATTATTATTTCTCGCTGCTCAAGATAAGTTTCCTGCTCCTAAAGATATTGACAGGACTATTTTAGCTGAGATTCCGGATCGAACTTTGGACCCAAAATATTATGAAGCAGTAAAGAGTCAAATGATGTATGGTCCATGTGGAATTGCTAGAAAAAATTCACCTTGCATGGATAATGGATGTTGTTCTCAACATTTTTCGAAGAAGTTTGTTGTATTTACCACAATAGATCATGATGGATATACAGTTTATAGGTGTCGCAATGATGGCCGAACGATTGACATTTCTGGAATTCCTCTAGACAATTGCTATGTG CCATCTGTTGAGCGACTAAGCTTCCACTTACCAGATGCGTAG